A single Acidobacteriota bacterium DNA region contains:
- the bamD gene encoding outer membrane protein assembly factor BamD produces MSRRGAQILLAAALALAAACGGVKDDPILRLSSAEALEIGKQLLEDEKFTQAREHLVHAFEVEPNSETGREGLLLAADALFLRSGYQSYVEAEQRYRDFLNRFPTSDQAAYAQFRLAASLAERMEKPDRDQQTARQALTEFENVRRLYPTSQFAGQAAQRIVEVRNHLAEHEFVVGAFYYRFRTPTAAGNRFREMLEEYPDYPEPDKILAHMCLTYRLVLQQIPSRLGLDRYEYLREACDELRNGFPGSPWIKKAPSDEQLRKLRSKVPASPIRPDGNRPGPPTEEYADN; encoded by the coding sequence ATGAGCCGTCGCGGCGCGCAGATCCTGCTGGCGGCCGCGCTCGCCCTGGCCGCCGCGTGCGGCGGCGTCAAGGACGACCCCATCCTGCGGCTCTCGTCGGCCGAGGCCCTGGAGATCGGCAAGCAACTGCTCGAAGACGAGAAGTTCACCCAGGCGCGCGAACATCTCGTCCACGCCTTCGAGGTCGAACCGAACTCCGAGACCGGCCGTGAAGGACTGCTGCTGGCCGCGGACGCCCTGTTCCTGCGCAGCGGCTACCAGTCGTACGTCGAAGCCGAGCAGCGCTACCGGGACTTCCTGAACCGGTTCCCGACATCCGACCAGGCGGCGTACGCCCAGTTCCGTCTCGCCGCCTCGCTCGCCGAACGAATGGAGAAGCCGGACCGCGATCAGCAGACGGCCCGGCAAGCGCTGACAGAGTTCGAGAACGTCCGCCGGCTGTATCCGACCAGTCAGTTCGCCGGCCAGGCCGCCCAACGCATCGTCGAGGTCCGCAACCACCTGGCGGAGCACGAGTTCGTCGTCGGGGCCTTCTACTACCGTTTCCGCACTCCCACGGCTGCGGGGAATCGCTTCAGGGAGATGCTTGAGGAGTACCCGGACTACCCGGAGCCCGACAAGATTCTCGCCCACATGTGCCTCACGTACCGCCTGGTGCTCCAGCAGATTCCGAGCCGGTTGGGACTCGATCGCTACGAGTACCTGCGCGAAGCCTGCGATGAACTGCGGAACGGGTTTCCAGGCAGCCCCTGGATCAAGAAGGCACCTTCGGACGAGCAGCTCCGGAAACTCCGAAGCAAGGTGCCGGCTTCGCCCATCCGGCCGGACGGGAATCGACCAGGTCCGCCGACGGAGGAGTACGCGGATAACTGA
- a CDS encoding lytic transglycosylase domain-containing protein, translating to MTLHKLSIRTRAAAVTVAAAAILAAAPRETAPGRHMEPLPMSPPLEDVVLFEQIRAWLEPSAGAASTHLGRGPLYESIQSRRESFELFIGAADEDAVRERMQPVPYGGLILSAAARHGVDPLLVAAIVQAESSFDTEAVSPRGALGLMQMMPTTAEQLGVADAYDPGQNLDAGVSYLAYLLRRFDDDLVLALAGYNAGPGTVDRFGGLPPFRETRGFTNGVLRVYIAHHRAAWAAVNPGGLDFPVLAGG from the coding sequence ATGACTCTCCACAAACTCAGTATCCGCACCCGGGCCGCTGCCGTGACCGTGGCGGCGGCTGCCATTCTGGCCGCCGCGCCCCGCGAAACCGCGCCCGGTCGGCACATGGAACCGTTGCCCATGTCGCCTCCTCTGGAAGACGTCGTTCTCTTCGAGCAGATTCGGGCATGGCTTGAACCGTCGGCCGGAGCCGCCTCCACGCACTTGGGAAGGGGCCCACTGTACGAGAGCATCCAGTCGCGCCGCGAGAGCTTCGAACTGTTCATCGGCGCTGCCGACGAGGACGCGGTCCGGGAGCGGATGCAGCCCGTTCCGTACGGCGGCCTGATCCTCAGCGCCGCCGCGCGTCACGGCGTCGATCCGCTCCTCGTGGCGGCCATCGTCCAGGCCGAATCCTCCTTCGATACGGAGGCGGTCTCCCCCCGGGGCGCCCTCGGCCTGATGCAGATGATGCCGACGACCGCCGAGCAGTTGGGCGTCGCCGACGCCTACGACCCCGGTCAGAACCTCGACGCGGGCGTGAGCTACCTGGCCTACCTGCTGCGCCGCTTCGACGACGACCTGGTCCTCGCTCTCGCGGGCTACAACGCGGGCCCCGGAACCGTTGACCGTTTCGGCGGCCTGCCCCCCTTCCGCGAAACGCGTGGATTCACGAACGGCGTGCTCCGCGTCTACATCGCACATCATCGCGCGGCCTGGGCCGCCGTCAATCCGGGCGGGCTCGACTTCCCGGTGCTGGCGGGCGGCTAG
- a CDS encoding twin-arginine translocase TatA/TatE family subunit has translation MPSIGIQELLIIFVILMVIFGGSKLPLLGRGMGEGIRNFKRGLRGDDSSELEEESASSSGAKSN, from the coding sequence ATGCCTTCCATCGGCATCCAAGAGCTTCTCATCATCTTCGTCATCCTGATGGTCATCTTCGGCGGTAGCAAGCTGCCGCTGCTTGGCCGGGGGATGGGTGAGGGCATCCGCAACTTCAAGCGGGGGCTGCGGGGCGACGACTCCTCCGAGCTGGAGGAGGAAAGCGCGTCTTCGTCGGGCGCCAAGAGCAACTAG
- a CDS encoding phosphotransferase: MTGDVSARRYARLRLEGGEQFVVCAYPSDMADVASRFLAATQLLNSVGVPLPGVELHSPGEPVWILLEDLGAQTVFDRWEGGGLSAAALDRYLTEAVAHIGRIQLLSPGGVRSLGSPPLDRNLLMAELDLTWKRFLEPRGLVRDSTLAEPLRALCEAVCERLGSAAPVPCHRDFMVRNLMMRASAGGAEPEIVVIDHQDLRLGPPHYDLASLLNDSLRLSACRRRGHLAVLGEEVEDLALYQAAVAQRMLKIAGTFAHFAALGNDRHLPLIRPALRRFFDALDALPEGRELAPRLRREWVAFAGEEPVQPP, from the coding sequence TTGACCGGTGACGTTTCCGCGCGGCGCTATGCGCGGCTGCGGCTCGAGGGCGGCGAGCAGTTCGTCGTCTGTGCCTACCCGAGCGACATGGCCGACGTTGCGTCGCGGTTCCTGGCCGCGACGCAACTGCTGAACTCGGTCGGTGTGCCGCTGCCGGGAGTCGAACTGCACTCGCCCGGTGAGCCCGTCTGGATCCTCCTGGAAGATCTGGGAGCGCAGACGGTCTTCGACCGCTGGGAGGGCGGCGGTCTGAGCGCGGCTGCGCTTGACCGGTACCTGACGGAGGCGGTGGCTCACATTGGCCGAATCCAGCTCCTGTCTCCCGGCGGTGTGCGCTCTCTGGGCTCGCCACCGCTCGATCGAAACCTGCTTATGGCGGAACTCGATCTGACCTGGAAGCGCTTTCTCGAGCCGCGCGGGCTGGTGCGAGACTCGACTCTGGCCGAGCCGTTGCGTGCTCTGTGCGAGGCCGTGTGCGAGCGTCTTGGCTCGGCGGCGCCCGTTCCCTGCCATCGGGACTTCATGGTGCGCAACCTGATGATGCGGGCCTCGGCCGGGGGGGCTGAACCGGAGATCGTCGTGATCGATCATCAGGATCTTCGTCTGGGCCCGCCGCACTACGACCTGGCTTCGCTGCTGAACGACAGCCTGAGGCTCTCCGCCTGCCGGCGGCGCGGCCACCTGGCGGTCTTGGGAGAAGAGGTCGAAGACCTCGCCCTCTACCAGGCCGCGGTGGCGCAGCGGATGCTCAAGATAGCCGGCACGTTCGCCCACTTCGCCGCGCTCGGCAACGACCGTCACCTGCCGCTGATTCGACCTGCCCTGCGGCGGTTCTTCGACGCGCTGGACGCCCTTCCCGAGGGCCGTGAACTCGCTCCCCGCCTGCGCCGGGAGTGGGTGGCGTTTGCCGGCGAAGAGCCCGTTCAGCCACCGTAG
- a CDS encoding polyphenol oxidase family protein, whose protein sequence is MNGPPASVALEIYRRGPVWAAFLGAVPQGGAAGPEDALEVLAGQVPAAAAAAPAWLRQRHGADALRAPGPGPTGDGDALIVSASGVAATVFVADCVPVLIAAGDSVAAVHAGWRGLAKGVLASAVRELYGDSSGDGASAEAWIGPAIGPCCYEVGEDVAAQVESRSGAEVVARRPGRKPRLDLPLAASRQLAGLGVTQVSAVKRCVRCSPGWWSYRRDGARAGRNYGFIWRDQVLLTGSPAAGLACRIDPDGPEEGEVAAVDPEGRSR, encoded by the coding sequence GTGAATGGCCCGCCGGCGAGTGTCGCACTCGAGATCTACCGCCGCGGGCCAGTGTGGGCCGCGTTTCTCGGCGCGGTGCCGCAAGGGGGAGCAGCCGGACCGGAGGACGCCCTCGAGGTTCTGGCGGGTCAGGTTCCCGCGGCGGCGGCGGCAGCGCCGGCCTGGCTTCGCCAGCGGCACGGCGCCGACGCGCTGAGAGCGCCGGGTCCCGGGCCGACCGGCGATGGAGATGCGCTGATCGTGTCGGCGTCCGGAGTCGCGGCCACGGTCTTCGTCGCCGACTGTGTGCCCGTCCTGATTGCCGCCGGCGACTCGGTGGCCGCGGTTCACGCCGGCTGGCGTGGGCTTGCGAAGGGCGTTCTGGCCTCTGCCGTCCGCGAGTTGTACGGTGATTCGTCCGGTGACGGGGCGTCGGCGGAAGCCTGGATCGGTCCGGCGATCGGCCCCTGTTGCTATGAGGTCGGCGAAGACGTTGCCGCTCAGGTGGAGTCCCGGAGCGGCGCGGAGGTGGTCGCTCGACGACCCGGCCGGAAGCCCCGCCTCGACCTGCCGCTGGCCGCTTCGCGGCAGCTCGCCGGTCTCGGTGTCACCCAGGTCTCGGCCGTCAAACGCTGCGTACGCTGCAGTCCCGGCTGGTGGAGCTACCGTCGGGACGGCGCTCGGGCGGGCCGGAACTACGGGTTCATCTGGCGCGACCAGGTCTTACTGACGGGAAGTCCGGCTGCGGGCCTTGCGTGTCGGATCGATCCCGACGGACCGGAGGAAGGCGAGGTCGCGGCCGTTGATCCTGAAGGGCGGAGCCGGTAG
- the gatB gene encoding Asp-tRNA(Asn)/Glu-tRNA(Gln) amidotransferase subunit GatB, whose product MSVAQSTTGAGAVGVPVDTGWETVIGLEVHVQLRTRTKMFCRCENRFGAEPNDLVCPVCLGYPGTLPVTNQHAVDLAIRLALALGCEVRRRSVFARKNYFYPDLPKGYQISQYDQPLAEGGGVPLPSGNTVRIHRLHLEEDAGKLLHEVPGGGPLPGRSLVDFNRCGVPLVEIVTEPEIGSPADAQAYLQALHQVLLYTGASDGNMEEGSLRCDANLSLRPAGETALGTKTEVKNLNSFRHVAKALEYERERQLHVLTSGGRVEQETRSFEPATGVTRSLRSKEEAHDYRYFPEPDLPTVVLSGERIQRQANQLPELPWTKSARFRDAYGLRSEEAALLSGSVALASYYERAVAAHPKGKRTIANWVMTELLRELKERSIDVEQAIAPERLAAVVALVDSGELSTTAAKDVLAEAWDSSETPDQIADRLGLRQVRDDNQLEAWADEAIAANEKAVTEYRGGRQQALGYLVGQIMRASRGSAEPRAAQEILRRKLR is encoded by the coding sequence ATGAGCGTAGCGCAGAGCACGACCGGGGCGGGGGCCGTCGGAGTTCCCGTCGACACGGGATGGGAAACGGTCATCGGACTGGAGGTCCACGTCCAGCTACGCACCCGGACGAAGATGTTCTGCCGTTGCGAGAACCGCTTCGGCGCCGAACCGAACGATCTCGTCTGCCCGGTCTGTCTCGGCTATCCGGGCACGCTGCCGGTGACGAACCAGCACGCGGTCGATCTGGCCATCCGGCTGGCGCTGGCCCTCGGCTGCGAAGTCCGGCGGCGGTCGGTGTTCGCACGCAAGAACTACTTCTATCCCGACCTGCCCAAGGGCTACCAGATCAGCCAGTACGACCAGCCCCTGGCCGAGGGGGGCGGCGTCCCCCTGCCGTCGGGGAACACCGTACGCATCCATCGCCTCCACCTGGAGGAGGACGCCGGCAAGCTGCTCCACGAAGTACCCGGAGGGGGACCGCTCCCGGGCCGGAGCCTGGTCGACTTCAACCGTTGCGGCGTGCCCCTGGTGGAGATCGTCACCGAGCCGGAGATCGGCTCGCCGGCCGACGCGCAGGCCTATCTGCAGGCGCTTCACCAGGTCCTGCTCTACACCGGCGCCAGCGACGGCAACATGGAGGAGGGCAGTCTGCGCTGCGATGCGAACCTCTCTCTACGGCCTGCCGGCGAAACCGCGCTCGGAACGAAGACGGAGGTCAAGAACCTGAACTCGTTCCGCCACGTGGCGAAGGCGCTCGAGTACGAGCGGGAACGTCAGTTGCACGTCCTGACGTCGGGCGGCCGGGTCGAGCAGGAGACGCGGAGTTTCGAGCCCGCCACCGGCGTGACCCGGTCGCTCCGGTCGAAGGAGGAGGCGCACGACTACCGCTACTTCCCGGAGCCCGACCTGCCCACCGTCGTGCTGTCAGGCGAACGCATCCAGAGGCAGGCGAACCAGCTTCCGGAGTTGCCGTGGACGAAGAGCGCCCGTTTCCGCGACGCCTACGGGCTACGCTCGGAAGAGGCGGCGCTGCTCTCCGGCAGCGTCGCCCTGGCGAGCTACTACGAACGGGCAGTCGCCGCCCACCCGAAGGGCAAGAGGACCATCGCCAACTGGGTGATGACGGAACTTCTGCGCGAGCTGAAGGAACGGAGCATCGACGTGGAGCAGGCGATCGCGCCGGAGCGTCTCGCCGCCGTCGTGGCCCTGGTCGACTCCGGCGAGCTGTCGACCACGGCCGCCAAGGACGTACTCGCAGAGGCCTGGGACTCGTCCGAGACTCCGGACCAGATCGCCGACCGCCTCGGCCTCCGCCAGGTCCGCGACGACAACCAGCTCGAGGCCTGGGCCGACGAAGCGATCGCCGCCAACGAGAAGGCCGTCACCGAGTACCGCGGCGGACGCCAACAGGCCCTCGGCTACCTGGTCGGCCAGATCATGAGAGCTTCACGCGGCAGCGCCGAACCCCGAGCCGCCCAGGAGATCCTGCGCCGCAAGCTGCGCTGA
- a CDS encoding tetratricopeptide repeat protein codes for MTVCRFVRARTAFSLLLAASATFADYDAGAAAFRAGNFELAAAEFQKFVEEWPDEPQGYHMLGRSLIFAGRPGDAVAPLRKAIELNPNDVPSRVFLGQAFDENEKPDECIATLNRLDIDSLPKQAQIQVYQRRGRSHAKLGNTGSAAVDFGRVADLKPGDAKARFDYGKKLQDDAQLDAAIAAFERATSMDGSNAEWKEVLVNALKIKGRRTEGEAKTAVYRRAEDVARSLVGGDPSYDNLLLLAEVQLGAKNYESAVSTLQQAISKNASDWHAHYYLGQAYGALGRFNDAEAPLARALELASVVDAKAIWAYLGFVLEKQKKFSEAIEAYGRAEDPEGAARVRENEQIVADNQEADEHNATIEVIRTRMEEIQGELDELTGATKEPPRR; via the coding sequence ATGACTGTCTGCCGATTCGTACGTGCCCGGACCGCGTTCAGCCTCCTGCTGGCCGCCAGCGCCACCTTCGCTGACTACGATGCGGGGGCTGCCGCCTTCAGGGCCGGGAACTTCGAGTTGGCCGCGGCCGAGTTCCAGAAGTTCGTCGAGGAGTGGCCCGATGAGCCGCAGGGCTACCACATGCTGGGTCGCTCCCTCATCTTCGCGGGGAGGCCGGGCGACGCGGTCGCGCCGCTGCGGAAGGCCATCGAGTTGAATCCGAACGATGTCCCCAGCCGTGTTTTTCTCGGGCAGGCTTTCGACGAGAACGAGAAGCCCGATGAGTGCATTGCGACGCTGAACCGGCTGGACATCGACAGTTTGCCGAAACAGGCGCAGATCCAGGTGTACCAGAGGCGAGGTCGTAGCCACGCGAAGCTGGGGAACACGGGAAGCGCCGCGGTCGACTTCGGCAGAGTGGCCGATCTCAAGCCGGGCGATGCGAAAGCGCGCTTCGACTACGGCAAGAAGCTGCAGGACGACGCACAGTTGGATGCGGCCATTGCCGCCTTCGAGCGTGCGACCTCGATGGACGGTAGCAACGCGGAATGGAAGGAAGTCCTGGTCAACGCCCTGAAGATCAAGGGTCGAAGGACAGAAGGCGAAGCGAAGACCGCTGTGTACCGCAGAGCCGAGGATGTGGCCAGGAGCCTGGTCGGTGGCGATCCCTCCTACGACAACCTTCTGCTGCTCGCTGAGGTTCAGCTCGGTGCAAAGAACTACGAGTCGGCCGTTTCGACACTGCAGCAGGCGATTTCAAAGAACGCCAGCGACTGGCACGCCCACTACTACCTCGGACAGGCCTACGGAGCGCTCGGACGCTTCAACGACGCGGAAGCGCCGCTAGCCAGGGCCCTGGAGTTGGCCTCAGTTGTGGACGCGAAGGCCATCTGGGCGTATCTCGGCTTCGTGCTCGAGAAGCAGAAGAAGTTCAGTGAGGCGATCGAGGCTTACGGGAGGGCCGAAGATCCGGAGGGAGCTGCTCGTGTCCGGGAGAACGAGCAGATCGTCGCCGACAACCAGGAAGCGGACGAGCACAACGCCACGATCGAGGTGATCAGGACGCGGATGGAAGAGATCCAGGGGGAGCTGGACGAGCTCACCGGGGCCACGAAGGAGCCGCCGCGCCGCTAG
- a CDS encoding TonB family protein, which yields MSDEGLEQVASRAEEPGREEAAPPTSAEQGLLTYVQETREDNKTFRYSLGLAVILHGILLIVKLPDLYGDVVAPPPKPKVFVVQQVRFKPPPPKEEQQIPKPKSKKVPIPDPTPDEPEPIRIDEPEEIDIPEVDDLDLFDLPEAPPPPEPTGPIYVTGDVTKPEKINEIQPQYTEIARKARIQGVVILQATIDKNGDVTDTKVLKPLPMGLAEAAVAAVQQWKFKPATLNGKPVAVYYSLTVTFKLQ from the coding sequence ATGAGTGACGAGGGCCTCGAACAGGTGGCATCCCGGGCGGAGGAGCCCGGAAGGGAGGAAGCGGCCCCGCCGACCTCCGCTGAACAGGGCCTGCTGACCTACGTGCAGGAGACCCGCGAGGACAACAAGACCTTCCGCTACTCGCTGGGGCTGGCGGTCATCCTCCACGGCATTCTGCTGATCGTCAAGCTGCCCGACCTGTACGGCGACGTGGTGGCGCCGCCGCCGAAGCCCAAGGTCTTCGTCGTGCAGCAGGTGCGCTTCAAGCCGCCACCGCCGAAGGAAGAGCAGCAGATTCCGAAGCCGAAGTCGAAGAAGGTTCCGATCCCCGATCCCACGCCCGACGAGCCGGAGCCGATCCGGATCGACGAGCCCGAGGAGATCGACATCCCCGAGGTCGACGATCTCGATCTCTTCGACCTTCCCGAGGCGCCGCCTCCGCCGGAACCGACCGGGCCGATCTACGTCACCGGCGACGTGACGAAGCCGGAGAAGATCAACGAGATTCAGCCCCAGTACACCGAGATCGCGCGCAAGGCGCGGATCCAGGGTGTCGTCATTCTCCAGGCGACGATCGACAAGAACGGCGACGTCACCGACACCAAGGTTCTGAAACCCCTGCCCATGGGCCTTGCCGAGGCCGCCGTGGCGGCGGTGCAGCAGTGGAAGTTCAAGCCGGCGACGCTGAACGGCAAGCCGGTCGCCGTGTACTACAGCCTGACCGTCACCTTCAAACTCCAGTAG
- a CDS encoding tetratricopeptide repeat protein: MTTRRSVLALAVVCGLLTAPVTFAGWDEGVAAFRSGNYAQAIAEFQQFVEERPDQQAGYQMLGRSLLRGGKAGEAVAAFQKAIEMKADDIGSQVLLGQAFYQSGKPRECISTLSRLNIGGLPANIQVGVYETRGASYARLGNTGSAAADLGRVADLKPSDAKARFEYGQMLHNDAQLEPAIAAYERAISMDGSQAEWKRVLVNALKVKGRRTQGSAKTGVYRQAEDVARSLVGTSPSYDNLLLLGEVQLGGKNYESAASTFQQGISKKGNDWHAHFYLGQAFGSLERYSDAEGPLNTALPLASDEADKKQILDYLGFVLSKQNKYEPAISAYERAGNAAGAARVRENQQIAQENQEADEFNRNIEELERQREELRRQLEEVPGATNEPPRR; encoded by the coding sequence ATGACTACTCGCCGATCCGTACTCGCACTTGCTGTTGTCTGCGGACTGCTGACCGCGCCGGTGACCTTCGCCGGCTGGGACGAAGGCGTCGCTGCATTCAGGTCCGGCAACTACGCTCAGGCGATCGCTGAGTTCCAGCAGTTCGTCGAGGAGCGCCCGGACCAGCAGGCCGGCTACCAGATGCTGGGCCGTTCCCTGCTCCGGGGCGGCAAGGCCGGCGAAGCGGTTGCCGCGTTCCAGAAGGCGATCGAGATGAAGGCCGACGACATTGGCAGCCAGGTGTTGCTGGGTCAGGCCTTCTACCAGAGCGGCAAGCCCAGGGAGTGCATTTCGACCCTGAGCAGGCTCAACATCGGCGGGCTGCCGGCGAACATCCAGGTCGGGGTGTACGAGACGCGCGGCGCGAGTTACGCGCGGCTGGGCAACACCGGCAGTGCGGCTGCCGACCTGGGGAGGGTCGCCGACCTGAAGCCCAGTGACGCCAAGGCCCGCTTTGAGTACGGGCAGATGCTCCACAACGATGCGCAGCTCGAGCCGGCGATCGCCGCCTACGAGCGAGCGATCTCGATGGACGGCAGCCAGGCGGAGTGGAAGAGGGTCCTGGTGAATGCCCTGAAGGTCAAGGGTCGGCGCACCCAGGGCTCAGCCAAGACGGGCGTCTATCGCCAAGCGGAGGACGTGGCCAGAAGCCTGGTAGGGACCAGCCCCTCGTACGACAACCTGCTGCTGCTCGGCGAGGTTCAGCTCGGAGGCAAGAACTACGAGTCGGCGGCTTCGACGTTCCAGCAGGGAATCTCGAAGAAGGGCAACGACTGGCACGCGCACTTCTACCTCGGGCAGGCCTTCGGCTCCCTCGAGCGCTACAGCGACGCCGAAGGACCGCTGAACACCGCACTTCCTCTGGCTTCCGACGAAGCCGACAAGAAGCAGATCCTGGACTATCTCGGCTTCGTTCTTTCGAAGCAGAACAAGTACGAGCCGGCGATTTCGGCCTATGAGCGCGCGGGCAACGCGGCCGGCGCTGCCCGGGTGCGTGAGAACCAGCAGATCGCCCAGGAGAACCAGGAAGCCGACGAGTTCAACAGGAACATTGAGGAACTCGAGCGCCAGCGCGAGGAACTCCGCCGGCAACTCGAAGAGGTCCCCGGAGCGACGAACGAGCCTCCGCGGCGCTAG
- a CDS encoding TonB family protein, protein MSDENLEQAASPAEEPAKDEATALTSAEQGLLTYVQETREDNKTFRYSLGLAVILHGILLIVKLPDLYGDVVAPPPKPKVFVVQQVRFKPPPPKEEQQIPKPKSKKVPIPDPTPDEPEPIRIDEPEEIDIPEVDDLDLFDLPEAPPPPEPTGPIYVTGDVTKPEKINEIQPQYTEIARKARIQGVVILQATIDKNGDVTDTKVLKPLPMGLAEAAVAAVQQWKFKPATLNGKPVAVYYNLTVNFQLQ, encoded by the coding sequence ATGAGTGACGAGAACCTCGAACAGGCTGCATCCCCCGCGGAGGAGCCCGCGAAGGACGAAGCGACCGCGCTGACGTCCGCCGAGCAGGGCCTGCTGACCTATGTGCAGGAGACCCGCGAGGACAACAAGACCTTCCGCTACTCGCTGGGGCTGGCGGTCATCCTCCACGGCATTCTGCTGATCGTCAAGCTGCCCGACCTGTACGGCGACGTGGTGGCGCCGCCGCCGAAGCCCAAGGTCTTCGTCGTGCAGCAGGTGCGCTTCAAGCCGCCACCGCCGAAGGAAGAGCAGCAGATTCCGAAGCCGAAGTCGAAGAAGGTTCCGATCCCCGATCCCACGCCCGACGAGCCGGAGCCGATCCGGATCGACGAGCCCGAGGAGATCGACATCCCCGAGGTCGACGATCTCGATCTCTTCGACCTTCCCGAGGCGCCGCCTCCGCCGGAACCGACCGGGCCGATCTACGTCACCGGCGACGTGACGAAGCCGGAGAAGATCAACGAGATTCAGCCCCAGTACACCGAGATCGCGCGCAAGGCGCGGATCCAGGGTGTCGTCATTCTCCAGGCGACGATCGACAAGAACGGCGACGTCACCGACACCAAGGTTCTGAAACCCCTGCCCATGGGCCTTGCCGAGGCCGCCGTGGCGGCGGTGCAGCAGTGGAAGTTCAAGCCGGCGACGCTGAACGGCAAGCCGGTCGCCGTGTACTACAACCTGACCGTCAACTTCCAGCTCCAGTAG
- a CDS encoding biopolymer transporter ExbD has translation MKLDRDRPDDEIPTSSMADIAFLLIVFFMITTTFTATRGLDFALPEDDDDPPVVEKEESVLIEILPNGELIVDQDPMQLHEIIPYLKPKLERNPKKPVIIRPDTATPYKYMVQVYDELRQGEDHGLAEPINISVPTQREIQSFWY, from the coding sequence ATGAAACTTGATCGTGATCGCCCGGACGATGAGATCCCGACCTCCTCGATGGCGGACATCGCCTTCCTGCTGATTGTCTTCTTCATGATCACGACGACGTTCACCGCGACCCGCGGACTGGACTTCGCGCTTCCCGAGGACGACGACGATCCGCCGGTGGTCGAGAAGGAGGAGTCGGTACTGATCGAGATCCTGCCGAACGGCGAGTTGATCGTCGACCAAGATCCGATGCAGCTGCACGAGATCATCCCCTACCTGAAGCCGAAGCTCGAGCGGAACCCGAAGAAGCCGGTGATCATCCGGCCGGATACCGCGACGCCGTACAAGTACATGGTTCAGGTGTACGACGAGCTGCGCCAGGGCGAGGATCACGGGCTGGCGGAACCGATCAACATCTCGGTTCCCACCCAGCGCGAGATCCAGAGCTTCTGGTACTAA
- a CDS encoding biopolymer transporter ExbD — translation MKLKATIEHKPNIPTASMADIAFLLIIFFMLTITFEVDKTQVVLPKTTLRYEIPKQSAYVSIDPNGRIRVSDGNEQSALVSAADEVLSMAAGVIAMDPQKVFVVKSDGEVSWEKVDEVIDALKRAKVRDVYLLSDQRTVTDG, via the coding sequence ATGAAGCTCAAGGCAACCATCGAGCACAAGCCGAACATCCCGACGGCCTCGATGGCGGATATCGCCTTCCTGCTGATCATCTTCTTCATGCTGACGATCACCTTCGAGGTCGACAAGACCCAGGTGGTGTTGCCGAAGACGACGCTCAGGTACGAGATCCCGAAACAGTCCGCCTACGTCTCGATCGACCCGAACGGGCGCATCCGGGTGTCGGACGGCAACGAACAGAGCGCCCTGGTCAGCGCGGCCGACGAGGTGCTCTCGATGGCCGCCGGCGTCATCGCGATGGACCCGCAGAAGGTCTTCGTGGTCAAGTCCGACGGCGAAGTGTCGTGGGAGAAGGTCGACGAGGTCATCGACGCGTTGAAGCGGGCCAAGGTGCGGGACGTCTACCTGCTGTCCGATCAGCGGACCGTTACCGACGGATAG
- a CDS encoding MotA/TolQ/ExbB proton channel family protein, translated as MNIGGTFWKLMNEGGPVMWPLLAFSVIAAAVVVERLIALRRARINVHEFLPKVRKALVVNRSIREAVKVCEEYRGPVASILKAGLMKYGQPKEDVEKTIENAALFEMGRLERGLAVLATTANVAPLLGFFGTVTGMMAGFDALAAQGLSNPGAVATGIKEALTTTAGGLAVAIPTQLAYNYFMSRINKFVRDIETSANMLLETFGEMERSGVPPESGGDAS; from the coding sequence GTGAACATTGGTGGCACGTTCTGGAAGTTGATGAACGAGGGCGGCCCCGTCATGTGGCCATTGCTCGCTTTCTCCGTCATCGCGGCTGCGGTGGTGGTCGAGCGACTGATTGCGCTGCGGCGGGCCCGGATCAACGTTCACGAGTTCCTCCCCAAGGTGCGGAAGGCGCTGGTCGTGAACCGCTCGATTCGTGAAGCGGTCAAGGTATGCGAGGAGTACCGCGGTCCGGTCGCCTCGATCCTCAAGGCCGGTCTGATGAAGTACGGCCAGCCCAAGGAAGACGTCGAGAAGACGATCGAGAATGCGGCGCTGTTCGAGATGGGCCGCCTTGAGCGCGGCCTCGCGGTGCTCGCGACCACGGCGAACGTCGCCCCGCTGCTCGGCTTCTTCGGCACGGTGACCGGCATGATGGCCGGTTTCGACGCCCTGGCGGCTCAGGGCCTGTCGAACCCCGGCGCGGTCGCCACCGGTATCAAGGAGGCGCTGACCACGACCGCCGGCGGTCTGGCGGTCGCCATTCCGACGCAGCTCGCCTACAACTACTTCATGAGCCGGATCAACAAGTTCGTCCGCGACATCGAGACGTCGGCGAACATGCTGCTCGAGACGTTCGGCGAGATGGAGCGCAGCGGCGTTCCGCCGGAGTCCGGCGGCGACGCCAGCTAG